A portion of the Tiliqua scincoides isolate rTilSci1 chromosome 3, rTilSci1.hap2, whole genome shotgun sequence genome contains these proteins:
- the SLC10A2 gene encoding ileal sodium/bile acid cotransporter, whose product MEDHHPETFDVLTLRLLATQHTLNYSYCSINATYCNGTSCLLPSKNDDAFNQILNTVLSTVVTIMLALVMFSMGCNVELKTFLGHIKRPWGIMVGFLCQFGIMPLLGFLLSLIFNVLPIQAVVVIIMACCPGGMASNILAYWVDGDMDLSISMTTCSTLLALGMMPLCLLIYTKIWTDYDSIYIPYDSIGLSLVALVVPVSIGIFCKHRWPTKVKNLIKVGSGVGAVLILITAVVGGILYKGSWVIAPQLWVVGTIFPAAGYTLGFLLARVAGQPWHRCRTVGMETGMQNTQLCTTVVQLSFTPEQLDKMFAFPLIYSIFQIAFAAIFLGVYLLYKRYFGDRMEDFTKNENESESMPEATYETKPAEQTMAKPAAENHVSVLANGRV is encoded by the exons ATGGAGGACCACCATCCAGAGACGTTTGATGTTTTGACTTTGAGGCTTTTGGCTACACAGCACACCCTCAATTATTCTTACTGTTCCATCAATGCCACCTACTGCAATGGCACTTCTTGCCTGCTGCCTTCAAAAAATGATGATGCATTTAACCAAATTCTGAACACGGTTTTAAGTACTGTCGTAACGATCATGCTGGCTCTGGTGATGTTCTCCATGGGCTGCAATGTGGAGCTAAAGACATTTTTAGGACACATCAAGCGGCCGTGGGGCATAATGGTGGGCTTCCTCTGCCAGTTTGGAATTATGCCTCTCCTTGGCTTTCTGCTTTCACTGATTTTCAATGTGCTCCCTATACAAGCGGTGGTGGTGATCATCATGGCATGTTGTCCTGGCGGAATGGCTTCCAATATTTTAGCCTACTGGGTTGATGGCGACATGGACCTAAG CATCAGTATGACAACATGTTCGACCCTACTAGCCCTGGGCATGATGCCACTCTGTCTCCTGATTTACACCAAAATTTGGACAGACTATGACTCCATTTATATCCCCTATGACAGTATTG GTCTTTCACTGGTTGCACTTGTAGTTCCTGTTTCTATTGGAATATTTTGTAAGCATCGATGGCCCACAAAAGTTAAAAACTTAATCAAG GTTGGTTCCGGTGTTGGGGCAGTTCTTATTCTGATCACAGCAGTGGTTGGAGGAATATTGTACAAGGGATCCTGGGTCATCGCTCCTCAACTGTGGGTTGTGGGAACCATCTTTCCAGCCGCTGGTTATACACTAGGTTTTCTTCTGGCTCGCGTAGCTGGCCAACCCTGGCACAG GTGTCGCACAGTGGGAATGGAAACAGGGATGCAGAACACTCAGCTGTGCACAACAGTCGTGCAGCTGTCCTTCACCCCTGAGCAGCTGGACAAGATGTTTGCTTTTCCTCTCATCTACAGCATTTTCCAGATAGCTTTTGCAGCAATATTTTTGGGAG TCTACCTGTTGTACAAACGATATTTTGGTGATCGAATGGAAGACTtcacaaaaaatgaaaatgaatccGAGTCAATGCCAGAAGCAACATATGAAACAAAACCTGCCGAGCAGACGATGGCGAAACCAGCAGCTGAGAACCATGTGTCAGTGCTAGCTAATGGAAGAGTATAA